A genomic segment from Polyangium mundeleinium encodes:
- a CDS encoding polymer-forming cytoskeletal protein has product MAGRRLSGLAFVLSALTTAAPSLAAVEKQGEWPADEKKISLDVERVPQEDAIKRLAEAAGWSVVIHAPSAEPASLHVKDQPADKVLALLLEGGQYVARRDGTLISISRASAAPSVEALPATPPVLVPPVPPVPAVPPVPPVPPVPPNDSADVQAAAPAAEPRAGAAQHRRGEGKDREVVGQNLVIEKDEVVKDVHLVGGSLTIRGVVTGSVEVAGGTVTIEPSAHVMGDAQVMGGSIHVKKGARLDGDAQIVGGKLHREEGAIIGGDISTRIEDDHDEEPTNAQRFMRNFSESMTGGALLFALGAVLLALFTKRAESLKVEIAARPMRSFALGIVGSLGAIALLVALCITLVGIPVAVVGLLAGVFGLFAAMCSVLEVVGRALIGHKTKSEYAHLALGCALFVLTGPLPVIGEIVRVVVVLVAIGSLVATRAAGLIPMKKGAKPMTDDSHPYRSAEVI; this is encoded by the coding sequence GCGCGTTCCCCAGGAAGACGCGATCAAGCGCCTCGCCGAGGCCGCGGGCTGGAGCGTCGTGATCCACGCCCCCTCGGCGGAGCCCGCCTCCCTGCACGTCAAAGACCAGCCCGCCGACAAGGTCCTCGCGCTCTTGCTGGAAGGTGGCCAATACGTCGCCCGCCGCGACGGCACATTGATTTCGATTTCGCGCGCCTCCGCGGCGCCGAGCGTCGAAGCGCTCCCCGCGACGCCGCCCGTCTTGGTGCCCCCGGTGCCGCCCGTTCCTGCGGTGCCCCCGGTGCCGCCCGTGCCGCCTGTCCCGCCAAACGATTCGGCGGACGTACAGGCGGCCGCCCCCGCCGCCGAGCCTCGGGCCGGCGCGGCACAACATCGGAGGGGCGAGGGCAAGGATCGCGAGGTGGTGGGGCAGAACCTCGTCATCGAGAAGGACGAGGTTGTCAAGGACGTCCATTTGGTCGGCGGAAGCCTCACGATTCGCGGGGTCGTCACGGGCAGCGTGGAGGTCGCCGGCGGGACGGTGACGATCGAGCCGAGCGCGCACGTGATGGGCGACGCGCAGGTGATGGGCGGCTCGATTCACGTGAAGAAGGGCGCGCGCCTCGACGGCGACGCGCAAATCGTGGGCGGGAAGCTCCATCGCGAGGAGGGTGCGATCATCGGAGGCGACATCTCGACGCGTATCGAGGACGATCACGACGAGGAGCCGACGAACGCGCAGCGCTTCATGCGTAATTTCAGCGAATCGATGACGGGCGGGGCGCTGCTCTTCGCGCTCGGCGCGGTCTTGCTTGCGCTCTTCACGAAGCGCGCGGAGTCGCTCAAGGTGGAGATCGCGGCCCGGCCGATGCGTTCGTTCGCGCTCGGTATCGTAGGTTCACTCGGCGCAATCGCGCTGCTCGTGGCGCTCTGCATCACGCTGGTGGGCATTCCGGTCGCGGTGGTGGGGCTTCTTGCGGGGGTCTTCGGGCTCTTCGCGGCGATGTGCTCGGTGCTGGAGGTCGTGGGCCGCGCGCTCATCGGACACAAGACGAAAAGCGAATATGCGCATCTTGCTTTGGGTTGCGCGCTCTTCGTGCTGACCGGCCCGCTGCCGGTGATCGGCGAGATCGTGCGGGTGGTCGTGGTGCTCGTGGCGATTGGCAGCCTCGTGGCGACGCGGGCCGCGGGCCTGATCCCCATGAAGAAGGGCGCCAAGCCGATGACAGACGATTCGCATCCGTACCGGAGCGCCGAAGTCATCTGA
- a CDS encoding AgmX/PglI C-terminal domain-containing protein: MRRLRPLVAAHTLVLFAGLSGCLAAPDEVDGEKTPPAATRGAPAILETASGIREEEFIEDETTPTDLASPRGFGTITGRLPGTNIVVPGVRLRAHSVRVTIRDGFARTEIEEELANDTPTVLEGRYVFPLPPDASLSRLALWVGDELVEGEMVERQRAARIFQGIVDDTVRPRDPALLEWTQNSSFSLKIFPMPARGSRKVILAYDEVLPVTKGVARYTYPLSLGEDRAVRMDSFRVHVTVEDAGGGAAEAKVLGHAASLRTEAGHLEADFQAESFVPNADFILEFPRPQAEILPVAVEGSGDDRGFFAVRVPIPTAPEASAAPPRSEKVFVLDASHGITREGLAAEVTVAETMLRRLREGERFAVLLCDSACVSYPERGLSAKSDASLAEAGRFLHERAPQGASDLAEALVAAISRIETQGRGQVVYLGDGAPSAGELKVDSMAARVRPVLSDKQAELRFMGAGPSIDELVLGGLAEELSASYERLAAGSGSLAQRALVLAKGLDAPLLTNARITLPAGFVDVFPRKLPALRAGEEIVLVGRLAGAPSAESATVELSGEFDGMHNLEARALSFTAAPGADRKVVARRWATERISELGRRADDDAAKETLALSQQYHVQSRLTSLLVLENDRMFAAFGIPRTQGKSGLTSEVETGHGHLGRPLSDPIGDSFGAGGLGLSGVGEGGGGTGQGFGTGHGRLGTLRDGIGMGSGAGRPRAAPTLRMGATTVSGRLPPAVIQRIVRQNFGRFRFCYEQGLKSNPNLTGRVVARFVIGRNGSVVSVGNGGSDLPNAEVVSCVLSGFRGLSFPEPEGGVVTVTYPIMFSPADGNTTSRPFFSRSQDWGVASWIGKGDEAWRSAGKDTLEKLAKVSLEAPESRRAREAWVTGLLVRGRFEEALREASKYVELDPDRARAHELYAEAAAALAEDDTALVALDTQVELDPSNATAHRRAARAFEASGDERRACAHFRSYAELLPRDLDATYEALRCRARVLGEREAVLATLAAQKKPSERLLSLREALEKGETLGYEAAATWGERISAKLTCAAGVEGCPRVVLIDPAGRITTPIVPGTGGSGASWIAASASSGTYRVLVTGGLPAAKGELVVRLDSTTRTFEVRGGKGARTAAVISIDE; encoded by the coding sequence ATGCGTCGTCTTCGTCCTCTCGTCGCGGCCCACACCCTCGTGCTCTTCGCGGGCCTCTCCGGATGCCTCGCGGCGCCCGACGAGGTCGACGGCGAAAAGACGCCTCCTGCCGCCACCCGCGGCGCCCCCGCCATTCTCGAAACAGCCTCCGGCATCCGCGAGGAGGAATTCATCGAGGACGAGACGACGCCCACGGACCTCGCCTCCCCGCGCGGCTTTGGCACGATCACGGGACGCCTCCCGGGCACGAATATTGTCGTCCCCGGCGTCCGTTTGCGGGCGCATTCCGTGCGCGTGACCATTCGTGATGGATTCGCCCGCACCGAGATCGAGGAAGAGCTCGCGAACGACACGCCGACGGTTCTCGAAGGCCGGTACGTCTTCCCGCTGCCGCCTGACGCGAGCCTGTCGCGACTCGCGTTATGGGTGGGCGACGAGCTCGTCGAGGGCGAGATGGTCGAGCGGCAGCGCGCGGCCCGCATTTTCCAGGGCATCGTCGACGATACGGTGCGCCCGCGCGACCCGGCGCTGCTCGAATGGACGCAGAACAGCTCCTTCTCCTTGAAGATCTTTCCGATGCCGGCGCGCGGCAGCCGCAAGGTGATCCTCGCGTATGACGAGGTCCTGCCCGTGACGAAGGGCGTGGCGCGGTACACGTATCCGCTTTCGCTCGGAGAGGATCGTGCGGTGCGGATGGATTCGTTCCGCGTGCACGTCACGGTCGAGGACGCGGGCGGCGGGGCGGCCGAGGCGAAGGTCCTCGGGCACGCGGCGTCGCTCCGCACCGAGGCGGGCCACCTCGAAGCCGATTTTCAAGCTGAATCGTTCGTCCCCAATGCGGATTTCATCCTCGAATTCCCTCGCCCGCAAGCGGAGATCCTGCCCGTCGCGGTTGAGGGCAGCGGCGACGATCGTGGGTTTTTCGCGGTACGCGTCCCGATCCCGACGGCGCCCGAGGCCAGCGCCGCCCCGCCGCGTAGCGAAAAGGTGTTCGTCCTCGACGCGAGCCACGGCATCACGCGGGAGGGCCTCGCCGCTGAGGTCACGGTCGCCGAGACCATGCTCCGCCGATTGCGTGAAGGCGAGCGGTTCGCCGTCCTTCTTTGCGACAGCGCTTGTGTCTCCTACCCCGAGCGTGGCCTCTCTGCGAAGAGCGACGCGTCTCTCGCCGAGGCCGGACGATTCTTGCACGAGCGCGCGCCGCAGGGCGCCTCGGATCTCGCCGAGGCCCTCGTCGCCGCGATTTCGCGGATCGAGACGCAGGGCCGCGGGCAGGTCGTGTATCTCGGCGACGGCGCGCCTTCCGCGGGCGAACTCAAGGTCGATTCGATGGCCGCGCGGGTTCGCCCGGTCCTCTCGGACAAACAGGCCGAGCTGCGCTTCATGGGCGCGGGTCCCTCCATTGACGAGCTGGTCCTCGGCGGCCTCGCCGAGGAGCTCTCCGCCTCCTACGAGCGGCTCGCGGCGGGCAGCGGCTCCCTCGCACAGCGCGCGCTCGTGCTCGCGAAGGGACTCGATGCCCCGCTCCTCACGAATGCGCGCATCACGTTGCCTGCGGGCTTCGTCGATGTCTTCCCGCGCAAGCTCCCGGCGTTGCGCGCCGGGGAGGAAATCGTCCTCGTGGGCCGTCTGGCCGGGGCACCCTCGGCGGAGAGCGCCACCGTGGAGCTTTCGGGCGAATTCGATGGCATGCACAACCTGGAGGCTCGAGCGCTGTCGTTCACCGCGGCGCCGGGCGCCGATCGCAAGGTCGTCGCGCGGCGCTGGGCCACGGAGCGCATCAGCGAGCTCGGCCGGCGGGCGGACGACGACGCGGCCAAGGAGACCCTTGCGCTCTCCCAGCAATACCACGTGCAGAGCCGCCTGACGTCGCTGCTCGTCCTGGAGAACGACCGCATGTTCGCCGCATTCGGCATTCCCCGCACGCAGGGCAAATCCGGCCTCACGTCCGAGGTCGAGACGGGCCACGGGCACCTCGGCAGGCCACTGAGCGATCCGATCGGCGATTCGTTCGGCGCCGGTGGCCTTGGTTTGTCCGGGGTCGGCGAGGGCGGAGGCGGGACGGGGCAAGGGTTTGGCACGGGCCATGGGAGGCTCGGAACCCTCCGCGACGGCATTGGCATGGGGAGCGGCGCGGGCCGACCACGCGCAGCGCCGACCCTCCGCATGGGCGCGACGACCGTGAGCGGCCGCTTGCCGCCCGCGGTCATCCAGCGCATCGTGCGGCAGAACTTCGGGCGATTCCGCTTCTGCTACGAGCAGGGCCTCAAGTCGAACCCGAACCTGACGGGGCGCGTCGTCGCCCGCTTCGTCATCGGTCGCAACGGCTCGGTCGTGAGCGTGGGCAATGGCGGCAGTGATCTCCCGAATGCGGAGGTCGTGAGCTGCGTGCTCAGCGGCTTCCGGGGTCTCTCGTTCCCCGAGCCGGAGGGCGGCGTCGTGACCGTGACCTATCCGATCATGTTTTCGCCCGCCGACGGCAACACGACCTCGAGGCCCTTCTTTTCCCGCTCGCAAGATTGGGGCGTCGCGTCCTGGATCGGCAAAGGGGACGAGGCCTGGCGCAGCGCCGGGAAGGACACGCTCGAAAAACTCGCAAAGGTTTCCCTGGAGGCGCCGGAGAGCCGTCGGGCGCGGGAGGCGTGGGTCACGGGCCTGCTCGTGCGGGGTCGATTCGAGGAGGCGCTCCGCGAGGCCTCGAAATACGTCGAGCTCGATCCCGACCGCGCTCGCGCGCACGAGCTCTACGCCGAGGCCGCGGCGGCGCTCGCCGAGGACGACACCGCGCTCGTCGCGCTCGATACCCAGGTCGAGCTCGACCCGTCGAATGCGACGGCCCACAGGCGCGCGGCTCGGGCCTTTGAAGCGTCCGGCGACGAGCGCCGTGCCTGCGCGCATTTCCGCTCGTACGCCGAGCTGCTCCCGCGCGACCTGGATGCCACGTACGAGGCGCTCCGCTGCCGCGCCCGCGTGCTCGGCGAGCGAGAGGCCGTGCTCGCGACCCTCGCGGCCCAGAAAAAACCGAGCGAGCGCCTCCTATCCTTGCGGGAAGCCCTCGAAAAGGGCGAGACGCTGGGCTACGAGGCAGCGGCGACCTGGGGCGAACGAATCTCGGCGAAGCTCACGTGCGCCGCGGGCGTGGAGGGTTGTCCTCGGGTCGTCTTGATCGACCCCGCGGGCCGCATCACCACGCCGATCGTGCCGGGGACGGGCGGCTCAGGCGCGTCGTGGATTGCGGCGTCCGCGTCGAGCGGCACGTATCGCGTCCTCGTGACCGGGGGCCTGCCCGCCGCGAAGGGAGAGCTCGTGGTTCGTCTGGACAGCACGACCAGGACGTTCGAGGTGCGAGGCGGGAAGGGCGCGCGGACGGCGGCGGTGATTTCGATCGACGAGTGA
- a CDS encoding serine/threonine-protein kinase, which yields MPAPFVPELFGDFLLVQLLARRAMSDVLVAVRLGDRSGQTFVLKRPVLGERASGRAAQAIQREGEVLAEVRASALPALAAHGELAGLPYVAIEHVRGAPLDELVAGAEPMPEGAVRAVALDVARALAALHAKGWVHGDLAASNVMIDETGEAKLVDLGLARRAGEARPEVAGTPGYLAPEAALPGEASATSDVYGWAVVVAECALGRRIFPEDDLASAGARGEPPRALAAWEARVPGLSAALARDASRRPTSASIVEGLEALALDREALAARVAAHRACPPEERTSLVRLPAAEARGSSEKLPPPALPVPAAEPAAEPTPRPAPPPRRSTSVYLAVALGAVLLFAMGQFSARLPPRNPRGSISVAGVVPPRAHVEVDGEKVALPADGRLELRSGEHTVAVVLPKGTRREYTFRVRPNEHVVLVAPKKGATKDDEEAEVREP from the coding sequence GTGCCCGCGCCGTTCGTGCCCGAGCTCTTCGGCGACTTCCTCCTCGTGCAGCTCCTCGCGCGGCGGGCGATGTCGGACGTGCTCGTCGCCGTCCGGCTCGGCGACCGGAGCGGCCAGACGTTCGTGCTGAAACGGCCCGTGCTGGGCGAACGCGCCTCGGGCCGCGCCGCGCAGGCCATTCAGCGCGAGGGCGAGGTGCTCGCGGAGGTGCGCGCCTCGGCGCTGCCCGCGCTCGCGGCGCACGGCGAGCTCGCGGGGCTGCCGTACGTGGCCATCGAGCACGTGCGCGGCGCGCCGCTCGACGAGCTCGTCGCGGGCGCGGAGCCGATGCCGGAAGGCGCGGTGCGCGCCGTGGCGCTCGACGTGGCGCGGGCGCTCGCGGCCCTGCACGCGAAGGGCTGGGTGCACGGCGACCTCGCCGCCTCGAACGTGATGATCGACGAGACCGGCGAGGCGAAGCTCGTCGACCTCGGCCTCGCGAGGCGCGCGGGCGAGGCGCGCCCCGAAGTCGCGGGGACGCCGGGGTATCTGGCCCCGGAGGCGGCGCTGCCCGGCGAGGCGAGCGCCACGAGCGACGTTTACGGATGGGCCGTGGTGGTGGCCGAGTGCGCCCTCGGGAGGCGCATCTTCCCCGAGGACGACCTCGCGTCGGCCGGAGCGCGCGGGGAGCCACCGCGGGCGCTCGCCGCGTGGGAGGCGCGCGTGCCGGGGCTTTCGGCGGCGCTCGCGCGGGACGCCTCGCGCAGGCCCACAAGCGCGTCGATTGTGGAGGGCCTCGAGGCGCTCGCGCTCGATCGGGAAGCGCTCGCCGCGCGCGTGGCGGCGCACCGCGCGTGCCCCCCCGAGGAACGGACGTCGCTCGTCCGGCTGCCGGCGGCCGAGGCGCGAGGTTCGTCCGAAAAGCTCCCTCCGCCCGCGCTGCCCGTGCCTGCGGCCGAACCTGCGGCCGAACCTACGCCCCGCCCTGCGCCGCCGCCGCGACGCTCCACCAGCGTGTATCTGGCCGTGGCGCTCGGCGCGGTGCTGCTCTTCGCGATGGGGCAATTCTCGGCGCGTCTGCCACCGCGCAACCCGCGCGGCTCCATCTCGGTCGCCGGGGTCGTGCCGCCGCGCGCGCACGTCGAGGTCGACGGCGAGAAGGTGGCTTTGCCCGCAGACGGAAGGCTGGAGCTCAGGAGCGGTGAGCACACGGTCGCCGTCGTGCTACCGAAGGGCACGCGGCGCGAGTACACGTT